One window of Dehalobacterium formicoaceticum genomic DNA carries:
- the pgsC gene encoding poly-gamma-glutamate biosynthesis protein PgsC: MLVTEIGTILILGVIFSLLFTEISGILPAGLIVPGYLVLLINSPQAILLTLLISLLTYLVVDLGVSKVTILYGKRKFVAMITVAIVLQFILYATLPLEYRYISGLAAVGIVVPGLIANTIQRQGVATTLMSTGLLCAVTYAGTLLLNIKV; this comes from the coding sequence TTGCTTGTTACGGAAATTGGCACAATTTTAATTTTGGGTGTAATTTTCAGCCTATTGTTTACAGAAATTAGTGGAATTTTACCTGCCGGTCTGATTGTACCAGGATATTTAGTATTGCTTATTAATAGTCCCCAGGCAATATTACTAACATTGCTCATTAGCCTCTTGACTTATTTAGTAGTTGACTTAGGAGTAAGCAAGGTTACAATTCTATACGGCAAAAGAAAATTTGTCGCAATGATAACAGTGGCAATAGTGCTGCAGTTTATTTTGTATGCAACACTGCCCCTGGAGTATCGTTATATCTCCGGATTGGCAGCAGTTGGTATTGTTGTGCCTGGATTAATAGCAAACACAATTCAACGTCAAGGCGTTGCGACAACACTTATGAGTACGGGTTTGTTATGTGCTGTCACTTATGCCGGTACATTATTATTAAACATTAAAGTTTGA
- a CDS encoding poly-gamma-glutamate hydrolase family protein, producing MNLRKHAKTINVFVMLFFILLIIYSAYVKLDGVKLKDENKTLENQLTTANEKIKEQENELNDLKIVLEAQTDVDVDYLIEANVTDSNVAVIAIHGGKIEKGTTELAYALATQNNFNYYSFLGSKSTDNLSLRVPSDEFAEAAALHMVSKSTTTLSIHGCEGEEEFTYVGGKDTELSERIKKSLTEYGFVVKDAPKGLDGTSLDNIVNNNIYGRGVQIEISNGLRIEFLSSDKSLTDYVLAISEAFDNW from the coding sequence ATGAATTTAAGAAAGCATGCTAAAACAATTAATGTATTTGTGATGCTATTCTTTATTTTATTGATCATTTATTCAGCTTATGTAAAACTAGATGGAGTAAAATTGAAAGATGAGAATAAAACACTGGAAAACCAATTAACCACAGCAAATGAAAAAATAAAAGAACAAGAGAATGAACTGAATGATTTGAAAATTGTATTGGAAGCTCAAACAGATGTGGATGTTGATTATTTAATTGAGGCTAATGTTACAGATTCTAATGTAGCAGTTATAGCGATTCATGGGGGTAAAATTGAAAAAGGTACTACCGAATTAGCATATGCTTTAGCTACCCAAAATAATTTCAACTATTATTCTTTTCTGGGTTCCAAAAGTACAGATAATCTTTCACTGCGTGTTCCATCAGACGAATTTGCCGAAGCAGCTGCCCTGCATATGGTTTCTAAATCAACAACTACATTATCAATCCACGGCTGTGAAGGGGAAGAGGAATTCACATATGTTGGAGGTAAGGATACTGAGTTGTCAGAAAGAATAAAAAAATCTCTGACTGAGTATGGTTTTGTGGTGAAAGATGCTCCCAAAGGTTTGGATGGTACCTCGCTAGATAACATAGTAAATAATAATATCTACGGCCGGGGGGTACAGATCGAAATATCAAATGGCCTAAGAATAGAGTTTTTGTCATCTGATAAGTCTTTAACCGATTATGTTCTTGCAATAAGTGAGGCATTCGACAATTGGTAA
- the pgsB gene encoding poly-gamma-glutamate synthase PgsB, with the protein MCSFVIVLMIFVIALGVYEQINHNKNLSRINLRININGTRGKSTATRLITGILKEAGAKVVGKTTGTSARIIYWDKKEEEPIIRGPLGPNIIEQKTVVKKAVKLGASAFVTECMAVNPDYQIIFQEKLVKANIGVIVNVREDHMDVCGPTLDFIAESFTATIPKNGTLIIDDSKYNDYFIEKAEKRKCRVLIANEKEIPDGYLEKFKYVIFPQNVAIAMAVAKALNIDKDTALRGMLNANPDPGALMIHALDKRRTTYFVNAFAANDPSSTRMIWEHITSLGYPTKNPMVIINCRPDRVDRTLQLAEEVLTNMEIGILVAMGQTVNPVTEGVNSKKISPEKYVNAEGLSAPEVYKTIKDFFRNRVIFAIGNIHGGGEELAELIIHDFPKETRTRFNLETEQVAQGM; encoded by the coding sequence ATGTGCAGTTTCGTTATTGTGCTTATGATTTTTGTTATAGCCTTAGGTGTTTATGAACAAATAAACCATAACAAAAATTTAAGCCGCATCAATCTTAGAATTAATATAAATGGTACAAGAGGTAAGTCAACTGCAACAAGATTAATTACCGGTATTTTAAAAGAAGCAGGAGCTAAGGTTGTCGGAAAAACGACGGGAACCAGTGCGAGAATAATTTATTGGGACAAGAAAGAAGAAGAACCAATCATACGAGGTCCTCTAGGTCCAAATATTATCGAACAAAAAACTGTCGTAAAAAAAGCAGTAAAACTTGGTGCATCTGCCTTTGTAACAGAATGCATGGCTGTAAATCCCGATTATCAGATTATTTTTCAGGAAAAGCTGGTGAAAGCCAATATAGGAGTTATTGTTAATGTGCGTGAAGATCATATGGATGTGTGCGGCCCGACTTTAGATTTTATTGCCGAGTCCTTTACGGCTACAATTCCAAAAAACGGAACCCTAATTATTGATGATAGCAAATATAATGACTATTTCATTGAAAAAGCTGAAAAAAGAAAATGCCGGGTATTAATTGCCAATGAAAAAGAAATCCCGGATGGTTATCTGGAGAAATTCAAATATGTGATTTTTCCGCAAAATGTTGCTATTGCAATGGCTGTGGCTAAAGCCCTAAACATTGACAAAGATACTGCGTTAAGGGGCATGTTAAACGCTAATCCTGACCCGGGAGCATTAATGATCCATGCCTTAGACAAAAGAAGAACCACATATTTTGTCAATGCTTTTGCTGCCAATGATCCAAGTTCCACCCGCATGATTTGGGAGCATATTACGTCGCTTGGTTATCCGACAAAAAATCCTATGGTAATCATAAATTGCAGGCCTGACAGGGTTGACAGGACATTGCAATTAGCGGAAGAGGTCTTAACAAATATGGAAATTGGTATTCTTGTTGCAATGGGCCAGACAGTAAATCCAGTTACCGAAGGAGTAAACAGCAAAAAGATATCTCCCGAGAAATACGTAAATGCTGAAGGTTTGTCTGCTCCTGAGGTTTATAAAACAATTAAGGATTTTTTTAGAAACAGAGTAATTTTTGCCATTGGAAACATTCATGGCGGCGGCGAAGAACTGGCAGAGTTGATCATTCACGACTTCCCCAAAGAAACAAGAACTCGCTTCAACCTGGAGACGGAGCAGGTGGCACAAGGTATGTAA